In Pseudomonadaceae bacterium SI-3, the sequence CATTCGCGCACGTCCTGCGGCGACTTCGATGGCCGTGGCAACCGTAGTGTTGTTCGGCTCGCTGGCGATGCTCGTGTATCCACTGCTGTACCCGCTCACCGGAATGGACGAAGCTCAGTTTGGCGTTTACCTCGGAGCAACGATTCACGAGGTGGCGCAGGTTATCGCCGCTGGCGACGCAGTGGGACCAGCGGCCTTGGCCAACGCTGTGATCGTCAAGCTCGTACGCGTCATGCTGCTGGTCCCCTTCCTGTTGCTGGTAGGCCAATGGTGGCTCAAGCGGCGAACCGCGGCGGATAGCACCAGGCGGGGGACCTTGGTGATCCCTTGGTTCGCCTTTGGGTTCCTGGTGATGGTTGGCTTTAACAGCATTGTGCATCTGCCGACAGCACTACATGACGGGTTGGTGCTGGCCGGTCAGGTCGCGCTAACCATGGCCATGGCGGCGCTGGGATACGAGACGCGGCTGGAAAAGCTGGCTGCATTGGGGATCAAACCGTTTGCTCTCGCGCTGTGCCTGTTTGTCCTTCTGACCGGTGGTGGGCTGGCATCGGTGAGTGTCCTTGCTCGCATTTGACGTCAGTGGACTACGAAGCAGTCCTCGTTCCAGGCACTGGATGCCCATGAAAAGAGATTTCGATGAAGCCTAACGCTTTTGGGAATAAATCGTAGTGGCGCTCGTAATACGAGTACGCCGGTATGCAACCGAGTGCGTTCATAATCCCAGCCGACTTGATGCTGCAGTTATCCCGGCTGGGGCAGGTACGCCTGCAACGCGCAATCGGAGCGGCATCGGACGGGTCAAGGCCCGCAGTGGATCGCTGCAAGGCCAACGAATCATAGCGAGGCCTTCATGCTAGTAGAGATACCAAGCAATTCCCGTTGCCAGCCATCGGAGATCACTCCGGAAGCTTTATATCTATCTAGGCGGCGGTTCATAGCAGGTGCTGCTGGCGTCGCTGCAATCGCCTTGCCGGGGCTTTGCCGCGCGGAGCAGGGAGCGGGGCCATATGACGTTCAGGTGCCAGGCAAGCAACCGGCTTGGTTTTCCAACAAACTGCAGGCCGCTCGGTGGAAGGCAATGATAGCCAGTGGAGAAGCCATTACGCCCTTCGACGACGCAACTGGCTATAACAATTTTTATGAATTTGGCGCAAACAAGGATGACCCGGCGAAACGTGCCGGTGCAATGGATACGCAGCCTTGGACGGTTGAAATAGACGGCGCGGTAGGCAAGCCTGGCACCTATAGTATTGAAGACCTCGTGCAGCCCCACCGGCTTGAGGAGCGCATCTATCGGCTGCGTTGTGTGGAAGCCTGGTCGATGGTTATTCCCTGGCTGGGCTTCCCCCTCGCTGAGCTGATCAAGCGTGCCGAACCCACGGGTGGCGCCAAGTATGTGAGCTTCCAGACGGCGGTTTTGCCCGAAGTGATGCCAGCCGTGAAGTCACGCTTTGGTCTGATTGACTGGCCGTATCGCGAAGGGCTGCGAATGGATGAAGCCATGCATCCCCTTACGATTATGGCGGTCGGCATGTATGGTCGCGTCCTAGCCGAGCAAAACGGTGCGCCGATGCGGCTGGTCGTACCTTGGAAATACGGCTTCAAAAGCATCAAGTCGATAGTGCGCATCAGCCTCGTTGAAGAGCAACCGTACACGACTTGGCAGAATCTTGCGCCTCAGGAGTATGGCTTTTACGCCAATGTTAATCCCAAGGTGGATCACCCGCGCTGGACGCAATCCCGCGAGCGGCGCCTGCCTACCAATCTCTTCAGCCCGAACGTACGCGACACGCTAATGTTCAATGGATACGAGGACGAGGTGGCGAGCCTTTATCAGGGGATGGATCTGAGCAAGTTCTACTGATGAAGCATCCGGTCTTTCGCAGCGCAGTGTTCATCGCTGCGGCCGTCTGGCCGCTGCTATGGCTCTATCAGGCGTGGACTTCTGCGCTCGGGCCTGACCCGGGGAAAGTACTGGTCGAGCGGCTAGGGCTTGGAGGCCTAATTCTCCTGCTCCTCACGCTGTCGCTGTCGCCTTTGCAATGGGTGACGCGCTGGGCCGGCTGGTCTCTAGTCCGAAGACAGCTCGGCCTATGGACTTTCGCCTATGGATGCTTACACCTGGTGTCGTATCTGCTGTTTATCTTAGGGGAGGAATGGTCGCAGCTCAGTACAGAGCTGACCGAGCGTCCCTACATCATCGTTGGAGCACTGGCGTGGC encodes:
- a CDS encoding YeiH family putative sulfate export transporter; this translates as MWQGLMLCGILTAGGYGLKLIPGLRESGFSPLVFALLLGLIMGNLPRLERLASAARPGLHFATRWLLRGGIVLFGLSMTLQQIGALGPSILLLDVLVIGTVMLVGYQFGTRVLGLDCETTLLTCAGSAICGAAAVLATEATIRARPAATSMAVATVVLFGSLAMLVYPLLYPLTGMDEAQFGVYLGATIHEVAQVIAAGDAVGPAALANAVIVKLVRVMLLVPFLLLVGQWWLKRRTAADSTRRGTLVIPWFAFGFLVMVGFNSIVHLPTALHDGLVLAGQVALTMAMAALGYETRLEKLAALGIKPFALALCLFVLLTGGGLASVSVLARI
- a CDS encoding protein-methionine-sulfoxide reductase heme-binding subunit MsrQ, with the translated sequence MKHPVFRSAVFIAAAVWPLLWLYQAWTSALGPDPGKVLVERLGLGGLILLLLTLSLSPLQWVTRWAGWSLVRRQLGLWTFAYGCLHLVSYLLFILGEEWSQLSTELTERPYIIVGALAWLSLLVLAATSNRFSMRMLGARWKTLHRLVYLILGLVLLHMLWVVRSDIALWTLYFSLGAALMLLRTPRARGCLKQLRQPPPRTGRLASARHASADH
- a CDS encoding protein-methionine-sulfoxide reductase catalytic subunit MsrP codes for the protein MLVEIPSNSRCQPSEITPEALYLSRRRFIAGAAGVAAIALPGLCRAEQGAGPYDVQVPGKQPAWFSNKLQAARWKAMIASGEAITPFDDATGYNNFYEFGANKDDPAKRAGAMDTQPWTVEIDGAVGKPGTYSIEDLVQPHRLEERIYRLRCVEAWSMVIPWLGFPLAELIKRAEPTGGAKYVSFQTAVLPEVMPAVKSRFGLIDWPYREGLRMDEAMHPLTIMAVGMYGRVLAEQNGAPMRLVVPWKYGFKSIKSIVRISLVEEQPYTTWQNLAPQEYGFYANVNPKVDHPRWTQSRERRLPTNLFSPNVRDTLMFNGYEDEVASLYQGMDLSKFY